The region CGCCAGGGGCGAGTGGGCTGCGGCGGAACCCTTGTACGAGCGGGTGCTGGCGATCGAACGCAAGACGCTGGGTGCGGCGCACCCCGATGTCGCGATCAGCTTGAACAACCTCGCCGAGCTCTATCGGAAACAGGGGCGGGAAACGGCGGCCGAATCCTCGTATCGGCTGGCCCTTACGCTGATGGAGCAGGCGCACGGCCCCGATCATGTGGAGCTGGGGCCGGTGCTCAACAACCTGGCCGCACTATACAAAGGCCGCAGGATGTATGCATGGGCGGAACCGTTGTATGAACGGGCGTTAAAAGTGCGTCGGCTAGGCTTGGGCAACGACCACCCGGCCGTGGCAATGGGATTGAACAATGCTGCGTGCCTGTATCAGGACGTGGGGTCCTATGCCGCGGCCCAACGATTGTTCGACGAGGCACTCGCCATCGCCGAACGGGTGTCAGGTCCGCAGGCTTCCTTGACCGGCACCATCCTCGGCAACATGGCATTTTTGGCTGATGAGCAGGGACTGGCGATGCAAGCACAGCTGCTCTACCAGCGGGCGCTGGTCATCCAGCAACAGCAACTCGGGTTGCACCATCCGACCGTCGGACTCCTGGCGGAACGGTATGCGCGTGTGCTCGATGTGCTGGGTCAGCCGGTCGAAGCGGGGTTGTTCGCAGCGCGGGCCGCCTCGATTCGCGCGCGGGTCCAGTCGGAAGCGGTGAAGCAAGGGGCCGGGCGTCGCCTGGGCCCGACCGTCGGTGAGGTCAGGCGGTAATCGTCCTCAGGATCAGAAAGGAAGGTGTCTCATGCCGGTCGGTCACGCAGTGGCAGCACCCCCTCGAACTCAGATTGCCGGGGCACCTCATCACGACGCAGGCTTGAGCGTCGCCGTGGTGCGACTGTTGGCCTTGGCGTTGGATATCAGTGAAGGCTGGTCGCCGGCTCCACCCGCCGCCGGGTTGCTGATCCCGTTCGGGTATCGAGATTGGCCGAGCCTGACGTCGATGGTCGAGTCGCGGGAGGGGACGCAGCAGCTACGATTCTACGTGTGTCCCAAGGCACTGCTGACGACCGACTCCGAGTCCTTCCCGGTCGGCACGGTCTTCGTGGTGGAATCCCAGCCCTACCCGTCGCGTGCAGTGGGAGCGGGGGCGCGTCCTTCCCTGTTTGCCATGGAGAAGTGTGCCGGTATGAGCATGAACAGCCGGGGATGCGGGCAGCGGGACTCCTGGATCTATGCCAGTTGGAATGCGGCCGGTTCCCCAGCGACGACGGAGCCCGGCCGATGCGGGATTTGCCGGTTGCCATGGTTGCCGTCGATCCACAGCTGACGATCGGTGGACGGGGCTCGACGGTTGGACTGCGCTGACCACGCAGTGAGCCCCGATGAGGGAAGCGTACGCCCATACGCTTCCCTCTCCCACCATCGTTCCTGTCTTTCCTGCACCAGCCCCAGTCTCTCCGTCACTCAACAATCTGTGTCGAATGTTGTACAATGCGCCCCACGAAATTCGTCGGGCCACTTATTTACCGAGGAGGAATGATCATGACTCACGTACGTACTGCCATGGTGGTGTTGTCCTTGTCCGTGCTGGTGCTGGCCGCGCCGATGGGCTATGCCCTGGCCGACGGCGGGCATGTGAAGGAAACCATCAAACATGCCAAGGAGGGCGTGGAGCACGAGAAGGAAGCCATCAAGCATCTGGAGGAATCCGTCAAGGCGAGCAACGATCCTCATGCGAAGGAAGCGCTGGAGCATGCCAAGGAAGCCGTCAAACATGCCGAGGAATCGCTGGCGCATGCGGAGCAGGCGTCAGGCAAAAAGGGCAAGGCGAAGAAGTAAGCGCTCGACCGTCCCCGTGCTGCTGCTACATCTGAGGTGAGAAGTCTCCGGCCGGATCGACCCCGAGCACGCTTCTTCTTATCGACTTCACCCTAGTCGATCGTGTAGCATCCGTTGGCATCCATGAGCGGGCGTCTGTAGACGGCCGGGCTTGCCGGGGCTATAACTCCTCACCCTAGGGAGGTAGCCCCATGCGAAAACTCTTCATCGCCCTGCTGCACATCCTGGTGCTGGTCGGTGGAACGGCGGGGTGGGCGGCGGACGATACGCTCGAGCGATTGTTGCGGGCGCAGGCGTTCAATCGAGAATTTGAGGGATTCGATTCGTACTACGTGATGATCGAAGCCGATCATCTACAACCGGACGGGTCGCACGAAGTGCTGGCAGTAGCCAGCGGCAAATTTTCTGATAATACCAAGCGGATGAAAGTGTTATTTCTCATCATGGATGGTCACATTGTCGGCGGTCAGGTGCTGGAAGGCACTGGTCTTCCTCCGTGCCTGGCGCAGGAGCATCGTTCGTCTTCATCCCTTTAACCTGACAGGAGGTTCTGTATGCTGAGCAGGAGTGCAGTGTTGTTTTTGGGCGCGTTGAGTCTGTTGTCGAGTGCGACCGGAGCCTGGGCGTTGCAAGCCGGCGGCGTCGAGGTCGGCGACCTCGCGACCGGTTCCGTGGTCGGCCAGCCCTTCAAGGAATTGGAAGTGGATGCGCAGTTGTTCGCGGTGGAAGTGGGCGGCTTGAAGGCCTGGTACCCACCGACCACCGTCATCGACTTCAAGATCCGTCCCGGTCGGCCGGTCTTGCTGAAGGTGACGAACAACACCTCCACGGACCGCGGTTTCCAGATGACGGATCCGGTCAATGCAGCCTCGCCGTTCGTGCTGAAAGCCGAAGTGGTGCTCAAGCCCGGGGAGACTAAGTACATCGGCATTCCGACCAGCGACCTGTTCAACGCCACGCAGGGCAACACGCTGACCTATCACGATCAGTTGAATCCGAAGCAGCCCGGTGGTCAGTTGATCATGATTAAGTAACGGCCGAATCGAATCGGTTGTGGCCACGCCCCGTTCATCTCCGGATGGACGGGGCGTTGTCGTTCAGGGCCACGGCGCTGTGGGCGGTGATAGGCGTAAGACTCGCGGGGGCGAAAGGCGGCTCCATGCACGGGTCGGTCGATGGGCGGGGGCCTGACGCTTACCAGTAATAGGGAAACCGTCCGTACGGTCCCCAATAGGGATGCCAGAACGGGCTGTAGTAGGGATAGGGGCGGTATCGGAATTGATCCGAGTCTTGAGTCGGAATCCAGGTGCGGAAGCTCTTGATGTCGATCACCGGATAGACGTAATCCGTTTCATCCAGCGGCAGGGTGACCGAACCGGTCAGTTCGCCGGTGACGGTGAGGAAGGTCCCGGGAGGCACGGTGGCCGGGTCGAGAAATTCACGTTGAATAGCTACGAAGCGACCTTGGGACTTCATCAAATCCAGCGACGGCTGCTGGGCGCTGTTGAGCGGCAGCTGGAGTACTTCGAGACGGGTGCCGTCTTTCAGGCGGCGGGCCGACAGGACTTGCCCGCCGAGCACGAGCGTCTGTCCTTTGAAGGATTCCGGGGTCGCCTTGATGTGAGAGAACGGCGGAGACGGGGGGCTGCCGTCGGTCGATTCACGCTGGTCTGCGGAGGTCGCACAGGCCGTTACCATCGCGGCAAGGCAGAAAATACCGATCCCCTGTAGAAGTTTGCCCCGCATCGTTGGCATTATAACAGATGTGGACGATCGTGAGCGTTGTTTCTCATGCCCACGAGTCCGCTGAAGCGAGTCCTGTTGCAAAAAAGGAGTGCAGCGTATGGTGATGCGTCGTGTGTGGTATGGGGGTCTGTTCATGGGGCTGATGGCGATGGCCTGGCTCGGGTTCGCGGGCCTCGCGCAGGCGGGGAAACCTGAATTGAAAGGCAACTTTCAAATCTTGAGCGAAGAAAAGTCGACGCATAAGCCGGGGAAGGTTCAGTTGGTGGAGTTTGCCGACTTCTATTGCCCGCATTGCCATCGGTTCGACGGCGAAGGATTGGCGATTCTGGAGAAGGCATTCGGCAGCAAGTTGGAGACGGTGATGGTGGGGTATCCCGTCATTCCCGGTAAGCTGCCGACGGCCTTCGATATGTATGAACAGGCCAAGACCATGGGCAAGGGTAACGAGATGAAGCGAGCCTTGTTCCGCACCATTCATACGGACAAGATCGGCATCATCGACAAGGCCATTCGGGAGGTCCTGATCCGCGAGGTCGGATTGAATCCGGCCGCGTTTGAGGACGGTCTGGCCAGCGCGAAGCCGGCGAGGGCCTTCGAAGACGGACGGAGATGGGGGGATCGCATCAAGGTTCAACAGACTCCGACGGTATTGCTCGACGGCAACATCAAGGTCGAACAGATCGACCCGGAAAACCTGAAGGTGATCATCCAGAGCATTCTGGATGGAGACAGCATGAAAAAATAGTCGGAGCGAATAGCTGATAGCTGGTGGCTGATAACAAGAGTGAAAAGAGTGACGGACGGTTCGTTGCTTCCGATTCGTGACTCGACGCCATAAGCCATCGGCCATCAGCTCCGCGCTTCCCAGCGGGAGTCATGCATGGCACGTGATCCAGTCTGCGGTATGACGGTGGAGCCGGACCAGGCGGCGGGGCATGCGGAACATGAAGGTCAGACCTACTATTTCTGCAGCCTCCATTGCCTCGACCGGTTCCGCGCCCAGCCGACTCAGTACGTGACGAAAGCGGTCCCCGCCGGGGTCGGTGCTCAGCAGCCCGGCCGCCGGCCGCTGCCGATGATGCCGCCGATGCCGGAACAGCCGGTCGGAGGCGGGGAACGCGATCCGGTCTGTGGGATGACCGTCCAGCCGGCCACGGCGGCCGGCTCCCACATCCATGAACAGAAGACCTATTATTTCTGCTGCCAGGGTTGCCTCGCGAAGTTCCGCGCCGATCCGGTGCGATACCTATCCCCCGCGTCCGCTGTGCCTGAGCCGAAACCACTGCGTCAGTTCGGGGGAAAGGCCCTGCCCATGTTGGGAGCCTCGTCCCCCGGTCCATCGGCGGCGGCTGTCATCGACCCGGTCTGCGGGATGACGGTGGATCCCGCCACGGCGGCCGGGTCTTTCGCCTACGAAGGCACGACCTATTACTTCTGCTGCCAAGGTTGTCTCACCAAGTTTCGCGCCGCCCCCGAGCGTTATCTGTCGCCAGGCGTCGCCAAAGAGACGATGCCCACTCCGGCCGCTCCGGGCACCAAGTATGTCTGCCCCATGTGTCCGGAAGTGTTGGAGGAGAAGCCGGTCCCTTGCCCGAAATGCGGGATGGCCTTGGAGCCGGATTCCGTGCAACCGCTGCCGACCAAGACAGAATATGTCTGCCCGATGCACCAGGAGATCGTGCAGGCGGAGCCGGGGGCCTGTCCGACATGCGGAATGGCGCTGGAACCACGGACGGTCACCGTCGCAGAGGAGCTGAATCCTGAACTGGTCGATATGGCCAGGCGGTTCTGGGTGGCACTGGCACCCGCGGCGGTGGTGTTCCTCCTGGCCATGTCGCATATGATGCCCGGTCATCCGGTGCAACATCTGTTGTCGGATACGCAGTCGGCCTGGGTGCAGTTGGTGCTCAGCACGCCGGTGGTGCTGTGGGCCGGCTGGCCGTTTTTTCAGCGCGGCTGGGCGTCGATCGTGCACCGCAGCCCGAACATGTTTACGCTGATCGCGATCGGCACCGGTACGGCCTACCTCTATAGCATGCTTGCGACGCTCTTCCCGTCCTGGATTCCGCCATCGTTCCATCTTGAGAGCGGGGCGGTGCCGGTGTATTTCGAAGCGGCGGCAGTGATTACCGTGTTGGTGCTCTTAGGTCAGGTTTTGGAACTGCGAGCCAGGAGTCGCACGACCGGTGCGATCAGGGCGCTGCTCGGCTTGGCGCCCAAGACGGCGCGGCTGTTGTGTGACGACGGCCGGGAAGAGGATGTGCCGCTCGAACAGGTGCAAGTCGGCCATCGGCTGCGGGTGCGTCCCGGTGAACGGGTGCCGGTGGACGGGACCATTCTCGAAGGTTCGACGTCGATCGACGAGTCGATGATTACCGGCGAATCCATGCCTGTCGAAAAATATGCCGGGGAGCGGGTCACCGGCGGCACGATCAACGGATCGGGCGGCGTGGTGATGCGAGCGGATCGGGTGGGAGCGGATACGTTGTTGTCCCACATCGTTCAACTGGTGGCCGAGGCGCAACGCAGTCGAGCGCCTATCCAGCGCACCGCCGATGTGGTGGCCGGGTACTTTGTGCCGACCGTCGTCGGCGTGGCGATCGTCAGTGGATTGCTGTGGGCCTGGCTGGGACCGGAGCCCCGTCTGGCGCATGCCCTGTTGAATGCCGTGGCGGTGTTGATCATTGCCTGCCCCTGCGCGCTTGGGTTGGCGACGCCCATGTCCATCATGGTGGGGACCGGGCGAGGGGCGTCGGCCGGAGTGCTGTTCAAGAAGGCCGAGGCGCTGGAGCGGATCGAAAAGATCACGACGTTGGTGTTCGACAAAACCGGGACGTTGACGGAAGGTAAGCCGAAGTTACGGGTGGTCAGCGCATTGTCGCCCTGGTCCGAAACGGAGCTCTTGCGAATGGCCGCGTCGGTGGAACGGGCGAGTGAGCATCCGGTCGCCAATGCGATTGTCGGCGGGGCCGACGCGCGAGGACTCACCGTGGAACCGGCCACCGGGTTCAGGTCGATGGCGGGAAAAGGCGTCATGGCGATCGTCGGGACAAAGCAGGTTGCCGTGGGCACCATCGATTGGCTGCGGGAGCTGAATGTCGACGACGAGATCGCGCTTGCCGACTTGGAGGCCAATGCGGAGCTGATGCAGCAGACAGGACAAACCGTGATGGCGGTCGCCGTCGAGGGCCGTGCGATCGGATTGCTCGGCGTGGCTGACCCGATCAAGAGTTCCACACCGGAGGCGCTCCGCTGGTTGAGACAGGAGGGCATTCGCCTGGTGATGGTGACCGGCGACCATGCCGTGACGGCGCAGGCGGTCGCCAAGGAATTGGGATTGGATGAGGTTCGCGCCGGCGTGAAACCGGAAGAGAAGGGCCGGATTGTGCAAGAGTTCCAGCGGCAAGGCCAGGTTGTCGCCATGGCCGGGGACGGCATCAACGATGCGCCGGCCCTTGCGCAGGCGGATGTCGGGATCGCCATGGGGACCGGGACCGATGTCGCGATGGAGCATGCCGGGGTGACGCTCGTCAAAGGCGATTTGCGGGGTATCGTCCGGGCCTACCGGTTGAGTAAGGCGACCATGCGAAACATCCGTCAGAATCTCTTCTTCGCCTTTGTGTACAATAGTGTCGGTGTGCCGGTCGCCGCCGGGCTCTTCTATCCGGTGTTCGGACTCCTCCTCAGCCCGATGATCGCCAGTGCTGCCATGACATTGAGTTCCCTTTCCGTGATTTCGAACGCGTTACGCCTCCGGCAGACCGATTTATGAGTTCTGCGTGTGCAGGCTGACGGCGCGTGATAGGCTGCGGATTATTTCAGGGATGTTGCGCGCCATGTCGGTGGGTCGACCACAAGCGGGCTTCTTGGCTCTAGCAATCGCGGGCGCCCTGCTGGGCAGCGGGCCGGATAGATCTGCCTCGGCTGCGGATCTGCTTGCCCCGCGCCCGTCGAAGGTCAGCACCACTGGCGATTTGCAGGCACAGGTGCGGGCCACCGCAGCGAAAGTCCTACCCGCCGTCGTCAGTATCGCCTCCACGGTCATGGTGAACGACCAGGCGTTCAGCGATGAAGGTCTACCCTTCGGCATGTTCAAAGATGTGCCGCCGCGCCGCCAGTACGGGCAGGGCTCCGGTGTGATTGTGTCGTCGGACGGGTATATCATCACGAACAATCACGTGGTGGCCGATGCGGTGGATGTGGAGGTCATTCTGGCCGATCGACGGCAGTTCAAGGGCCGCGTCGTTGCGACGGATCCGAAGACCGATGTGGCCGTCGTGAAGATCAATGCCGCCGGTCTCCCCTCGGCGGCCTGGGGCGATTCCAGCGCACTGGCGGTCGGCGATTTTGTCCTGGCCATCGGCAATCCGCTGGGCTTGAGCCGCACGGTGACGTTCGGCATCGTCAGCGCGGTCGGCCGTGCGGACGTGGGAGTTGCCGATGTGGAAGATTTTATTCAGACCGATGCCCCGATCAACCCCGGGAATTCGGGCGGCGCATTGGTGAACACGAATGGGGAGTTGGTCGGGATCAATACCGCCATTGCCAGCCCCACCGGCGGGAGTGTCGGCGTCGGGTTTGCCATTCCCAGCAACATGGCCAGGACCGCCATGCAGAGCCTCATCAAGACGGGCCGTGTGGTCCGCGGATTTCTGGGCGCGTCCACGCAAGATGTCACGCCGCTGCTGGCCAAGATTTTTCACCTCCCGGACGTGAAGGGGTCGATCATCACCGACCTGCAGGCCAAGGGCTCAGCCGAACGGGCGGGGTTGAAACGCGGCGATGTGGTGGTGCGGTTCGACGGGCGCGATGTGATGGACAGCGGCCATCTGCGCAACCTCATGGCGGCAGCCGCCATCGGCAGCAAGCACCGGGTCGAGCTGCTCCGCGATGCCCGTTTGATGCAAGCGGAATTGACGGTGCAGGAAGCGCCGCGCGAACGGCAACGCAAGGCCCAGACTGCCGAGACGGCCGGTCCCACGACGCATCCCCTGTCCGGCGTGATCGTCGATGAAATCACGCCCGCGTTGGCGCGGCAGATGGATCTCCCGGCCAACACCGGTCTGGTGGTGACGGATATCGAAGACGGCAGCCTGGCCGAAGTGTCGGGGCTTCAGCCCGGCGATCTGATCCTGGAACTGAACCGACAACCCATCCCCAACTTCAGCACATTTCAACGGCTCGCCGAGCCCCTCCGCGCCACGGACCTCGCGCTCCTGCTCATCAACCGGCAGGGCAGCCTGCTCTATATCCCGATCCAAAGCGAATAGTCGGGTTCGACGGCCTACCGGTATCCGGTACTGTCCGATCCTCTGCCTCAGGGCCAACCCGGCGAGTTATCGCCTGTTGCCGGAAACTCCAAAGAAATTGAAATTGCCAACCGCTATGGCAGACTGATCGCGTAGGGCCAGGAATCTCTGGCATACGCGATGACAAAGAGGTGCCCCGTGCGGTCGATGCGAGCGGTGAGCTGTCTGTTGCTGCTGTGGGTCTGTTCGGCCTGTGCGCCGGAGCCGGATCGAGCTCCGTCTTATCTTGTCGGAGTATGGGAAACGCATGCCGAAGGATATGCCGACCAGCATATGTTTATCGATGAGGGCCGGATCGGTTTCGGGACCAGTGCAGTCGCGGCGAACGGGTATGCGATTACGAAGGTCGACGAAAGCCGGGAAGCAGGCAAGACCCTGTTCGTCGTGTCCTATCAAGATGCCGAACAGGCCAAATTTCAGTTGGCCTTTTTCTATGAACCGGCCGGCGGCGGACGAATCACCTTCAAGAATCAGGATCATTTGACATGGACGAAAAAGGCGGCGACCACATGAGCCGACCACGATTCAGACGACACTTCTTGTGGGATACGGTTCAGCCGCGGTTCCTGGGCTTGAGCTTCTGTTACGTCGTGGTCGTGATCGCGGCGGTGTCGGTGGCCCTCTTTGTGCCGTTGATGCTTGAACTCAATCACCTGCCCCTCTCCTCAGCCGAAGCGCAGCGCGTAGCCGAACAATTCGAGTTGCTCCATAGCCGGTTTTGGCCGGTGGTGTTCGTCGTCTCTCTCCTCCTGATCGTGCATGGCGTGTTCTTCTCGCACCGGATCGCCGGACCGCTCTATCGCTTCCGGCGGATTTTTCAGTCCGTCGCGAGCGGAGATCTGACCGTGCGCACGTCGATCCGCAAGAGCGACTACCTCCATGTCGAAGCCCAATGTCTTGGGGAAATGGTCACTGCCTTGCGGGAGAAGATCGGGCGGATCGAGGCGCACCATGCCGAGATGGCTCCGCAATTGGAACGGCTGAAGGCGGCAGCCGCGCGTGGAGCGTTGCGTGAGGTGGAGCAGGAAACAGAACGATTGCGCGCAACCGTCGAACAACTCGCCCAGGCGATGGAGCCCTTCCAGACCGATTCCACACCGAATGCGCCGCCCCCCGCATCGTTGCCCACTGCGGCAGGATTTTAGGATCGTCATGGCCTACGTTTGCCTCGATCGTCGCCAGCAGGGATTTACCATCATCGAGTTGGCGATTGTGACGGTGATTGTCGGTCTCCTCGCCGGCTTGGCCGTGCCGACCTACCTGGGATATTTAGACAAGGCCAGGCTGACGCGCTGCATCGCCGAAATTCGCTACATTTCCCGTGCCATCGATTCGTACAAGAGCGCGTATGACATTTACCCTAACACATTGGCCGATGCGGGTGCGGGCGACATCGTCGACCCCTGGGGCAATCCCTATGAATATCTGAATATTGCGGCCCTAACCCTGCCTGGCAATGGCGGAGGCAACGGCGGTGGTGGAGGCGGAGGCAACGGCGGCGGGAACAACGGCGCCTGGCAGTGGATCCTGCCCAACGAGGCCTATGCCGCAGCCGGCGGGAATGCGTCAAGAGGCAGGCCTCGAAAGGACCGATTTCTGCACCCGATCAATTCCGACTACGATCTGTACAGCATGGGCAAAGATGGGGAGAGCGTCGAACCACTGACGGCCCAGAAAAGTCATGACGATATTATTCGCGCGAATGACGGCAGCTTTGTCGGACTCGCGGTAGAATTTTAGCGAGAACGAGCGACTGTGCAGATCGAGTACACCTTCCTCCGCAGCCGTGTCGCCCGCCGGGTGTTTGTCCTGTTCATCCTCTGTGCCCTGTTGCCGGTCGGCGCGTTGAGCCTGGTGTCGCTCAGCGACGTGAGGAGTCAGCTCACGCAGCAGGCGGAGCGTCGGGTGCGGCAGGAAAGCAAAGCCATGGGCATGGCCGTCTACCAACGGCTGTTGCTCCTGGAAGCGGAACTCCTGTCGACTATCGCGCAGCGGCATGCGGGTGCGGCAGCGCAGGTCGGGGAGTCGCCGTCACAGATGCTGCCGCGCCTTCCGGGCTTTGTCGGAATGGCCGCGGTGTCCGAGGTCGGCGAGCCCTCCGTGTTTCTCGGTGAGTTACGCTCTTTCCCGGCCTTCACCCAAGCGCAGCGGGCCCTGCTTCGTCAGAACAAGACGGTGCTCACCGTCGAGCGGGCTGATGCGGACCGGTCGCGTTTTTTCCTCTCCAGGCTCTCCGAATTCGATGGGCGGATCATCGTGGGGGAAGTCCATCACGAATTCTTATGGGACCTGGGCGGCAGCATGACGTTGCCGCCCGACACCTCGATGTGTGTCTTCGGCCAGGCCGGAGAGATCCTGTTCT is a window of Fimbriimonadaceae bacterium DNA encoding:
- a CDS encoding tetratricopeptide repeat-containing protein encodes the protein ARGEWAAAEPLYERVLAIERKTLGAAHPDVAISLNNLAELYRKQGRETAAESSYRLALTLMEQAHGPDHVELGPVLNNLAALYKGRRMYAWAEPLYERALKVRRLGLGNDHPAVAMGLNNAACLYQDVGSYAAAQRLFDEALAIAERVSGPQASLTGTILGNMAFLADEQGLAMQAQLLYQRALVIQQQQLGLHHPTVGLLAERYARVLDVLGQPVEAGLFAARAASIRARVQSEAVKQGAGRRLGPTVGEVRR
- a CDS encoding cytochrome P460 family protein, which produces MPVGHAVAAPPRTQIAGAPHHDAGLSVAVVRLLALALDISEGWSPAPPAAGLLIPFGYRDWPSLTSMVESREGTQQLRFYVCPKALLTTDSESFPVGTVFVVESQPYPSRAVGAGARPSLFAMEKCAGMSMNSRGCGQRDSWIYASWNAAGSPATTEPGRCGICRLPWLPSIHS
- a CDS encoding Slp family lipoprotein; the protein is MRGKLLQGIGIFCLAAMVTACATSADQRESTDGSPPSPPFSHIKATPESFKGQTLVLGGQVLSARRLKDGTRLEVLQLPLNSAQQPSLDLMKSQGRFVAIQREFLDPATVPPGTFLTVTGELTGSVTLPLDETDYVYPVIDIKSFRTWIPTQDSDQFRYRPYPYYSPFWHPYWGPYGRFPYYW
- a CDS encoding thioredoxin domain-containing protein; protein product: MVMRRVWYGGLFMGLMAMAWLGFAGLAQAGKPELKGNFQILSEEKSTHKPGKVQLVEFADFYCPHCHRFDGEGLAILEKAFGSKLETVMVGYPVIPGKLPTAFDMYEQAKTMGKGNEMKRALFRTIHTDKIGIIDKAIREVLIREVGLNPAAFEDGLASAKPARAFEDGRRWGDRIKVQQTPTVLLDGNIKVEQIDPENLKVIIQSILDGDSMKK
- a CDS encoding copper-translocating P-type ATPase; this encodes MALEPRTVTVAEELNPELVDMARRFWVALAPAAVVFLLAMSHMMPGHPVQHLLSDTQSAWVQLVLSTPVVLWAGWPFFQRGWASIVHRSPNMFTLIAIGTGTAYLYSMLATLFPSWIPPSFHLESGAVPVYFEAAAVITVLVLLGQVLELRARSRTTGAIRALLGLAPKTARLLCDDGREEDVPLEQVQVGHRLRVRPGERVPVDGTILEGSTSIDESMITGESMPVEKYAGERVTGGTINGSGGVVMRADRVGADTLLSHIVQLVAEAQRSRAPIQRTADVVAGYFVPTVVGVAIVSGLLWAWLGPEPRLAHALLNAVAVLIIACPCALGLATPMSIMVGTGRGASAGVLFKKAEALERIEKITTLVFDKTGTLTEGKPKLRVVSALSPWSETELLRMAASVERASEHPVANAIVGGADARGLTVEPATGFRSMAGKGVMAIVGTKQVAVGTIDWLRELNVDDEIALADLEANAELMQQTGQTVMAVAVEGRAIGLLGVADPIKSSTPEALRWLRQEGIRLVMVTGDHAVTAQAVAKELGLDEVRAGVKPEEKGRIVQEFQRQGQVVAMAGDGINDAPALAQADVGIAMGTGTDVAMEHAGVTLVKGDLRGIVRAYRLSKATMRNIRQNLFFAFVYNSVGVPVAAGLFYPVFGLLLSPMIASAAMTLSSLSVISNALRLRQTDL
- a CDS encoding Do family serine endopeptidase, with product MLRAMSVGRPQAGFLALAIAGALLGSGPDRSASAADLLAPRPSKVSTTGDLQAQVRATAAKVLPAVVSIASTVMVNDQAFSDEGLPFGMFKDVPPRRQYGQGSGVIVSSDGYIITNNHVVADAVDVEVILADRRQFKGRVVATDPKTDVAVVKINAAGLPSAAWGDSSALAVGDFVLAIGNPLGLSRTVTFGIVSAVGRADVGVADVEDFIQTDAPINPGNSGGALVNTNGELVGINTAIASPTGGSVGVGFAIPSNMARTAMQSLIKTGRVVRGFLGASTQDVTPLLAKIFHLPDVKGSIITDLQAKGSAERAGLKRGDVVVRFDGRDVMDSGHLRNLMAAAAIGSKHRVELLRDARLMQAELTVQEAPRERQRKAQTAETAGPTTHPLSGVIVDEITPALARQMDLPANTGLVVTDIEDGSLAEVSGLQPGDLILELNRQPIPNFSTFQRLAEPLRATDLALLLINRQGSLLYIPIQSE
- a CDS encoding methyl-accepting chemotaxis protein, whose translation is MDEKGGDHMSRPRFRRHFLWDTVQPRFLGLSFCYVVVVIAAVSVALFVPLMLELNHLPLSSAEAQRVAEQFELLHSRFWPVVFVVSLLLIVHGVFFSHRIAGPLYRFRRIFQSVASGDLTVRTSIRKSDYLHVEAQCLGEMVTALREKIGRIEAHHAEMAPQLERLKAAAARGALREVEQETERLRATVEQLAQAMEPFQTDSTPNAPPPASLPTAAGF
- a CDS encoding prepilin-type N-terminal cleavage/methylation domain-containing protein; this translates as MAYVCLDRRQQGFTIIELAIVTVIVGLLAGLAVPTYLGYLDKARLTRCIAEIRYISRAIDSYKSAYDIYPNTLADAGAGDIVDPWGNPYEYLNIAALTLPGNGGGNGGGGGGGNGGGNNGAWQWILPNEAYAAAGGNASRGRPRKDRFLHPINSDYDLYSMGKDGESVEPLTAQKSHDDIIRANDGSFVGLAVEF